Genomic window (Salvelinus alpinus chromosome 26, SLU_Salpinus.1, whole genome shotgun sequence):
agctCGCACACaattttagttctgcccacaaattttctataggattgaggtcagggctttgtgatggccactccaataccttgattttgttgtccttaaaccgttttgccacaactttggaaatatgcttggggtcattgtccatttggaagacccctttgcgaccaagctttaacttcctgactgatgtcttgagatgttgcttcaatatatccacggtattttcctccctcatgatgccatctattttgtgaagtgcaccagtccctcctgcagcaaagcacccccacaacatgatgctgccacccccgtgcttcacggttgggatggtgttcttcggcttgcaagcatcccccgtttcctccaaacataacgatggtcattatggccaaacagttctattttctttcatcagacccgaggacatttctccaaaaagtacgatctttgtccccatgtgcagttgcaaaccatagttttCTCTAAGCTGTAGCAACTTAaagtttattttattgtattcacAACCGCCTGACATTTTTATTTtggtaaaataaatattttgtgtgTTAAATGTGTTTCCACTGGCATTATTGTGTATAATCTTAACAACACAATTCCTGTTATTTTATAAAGGTAAATGTCCACCAGGGTTTTTTATGATggtgtttgtatttatttatctttttaCCGCTATGGGGCAGTAATTTCCTTAGCGCAACTGTACGAAATAAGGTACTGTGGTCTTTGATTGTACCAAGGATGTTttactaaaccaagatagacgaCAGCCGACCCGATGGGAACAAAATTAGtctagtgggcagaacaagcaaggtgggcagagccaagcacgaactagcaagatcctattggcgcgttgtagcatcatctgcatatttccgtttAGGGAACGCTTACTTTATGAAGTGCgcttgtgcaataactcaattcgcatttgcactcctaaacatcgcgattttttttaaacttttgcaAAGAGTAAAGTCTACCAAACGTAGTCCACTCTTTTCATTACATATTCTAGTTtagggaacagaaaactgtattgagatcaaatgtttcatcgatgagaaaattgCAGAACGTCGGCCAAAATTaatctcgttccatcttctcccactgcctgccagtgggcttcctctcactaccagtTTTTACCAgttttggtagtgagtggaaacgccaagcagACGCTTCACGTTTATACATCCGCTAAAATATCTGtatcattgttctatctgtgattGTACTGCATGTCTGTGTCCGTCGTCAAAGACCAGTCGTCACTAGTTAAAACAGCCACAATAATTAAACCCcgcccatttctacaatttatcttgtTATTAAAATCGGATTTAAAACCCAACCACAATACTAACCGTATACCTTACCCtagccttaaattaagaccaaaaaactAAAATGTTGTAGACAATTTTGACTCTGTGGCATCTGACTTTGTGGTTGTGTTACCTAGTGTGGAAACCAGCTACGTAACATCTTTAAATCATCTCACTTGTTTTAGTGGATTGATTGATATTAGCTCGATCGTAGGCTAAATCTACCGAAATGGGgaagagggacaatagagtggtGAGTAATGTGTTAAATAATCCCAGCTGTGTGGATATTTAGCTTTTTACGATTAATGGTATGCATGAAAACAAACGTGTTGGCTATAGCTAAAAGCGGGCACTGAAAAAATGTTAGCTAGGCCATCTAAGCTAGTTATTGTAACTAAGTGCGCAGGCAAATTGAATTTCATTTAAACTAGCCATATCAAAGATGCACAAATTGTAGTTATTTTAACATACGCAATGTTTATCGAACGaatatagctaactagctaggcaAACTAACCTGGCAGATACAGAATAACAAGTTAGCAGGTAGCTAACAAGAAGGACCGATATCCGTGCCAGAAGAATTAAACGTATCTATTTAGGTCGAAATATCAGTGTAGGTTTATAATAATATAGGTAGATGGCTAACGCATCCTGTCTGTTAACATAATCCAAAGCATCCCGTCTGTTAACATAATCCAAAGCATCCCGTCTGTTAACATAATCCAAAGAACGCGGACGAAAAAACGAATGTTACAGTAGCTCGCTCAACCTGCCAACTAGGCTCGAGTTCATCAGTTAGCTATCTGCTACTAATTTACTGTATGAATttgtaaacatgtatttttacggGAAGGCCATAGAGTTGTCATTGACCGCCTTGGACTTGTTTGATCCTAATAAAAGTTACTGATCGTACCAAGCTAATAAAAAGTATGGTTCGTTCGTAAATCTACTCCGATTTTCACAGCACTTTTAGTTTGAGTGCCAGAGGCCGCGGAATAATTGAGATATTTACAAACTCCATTAACTTTATGACCGGTGTAAGTAAACTTCGGCAAAAGAAACTGAACAAAATTGTTGCCATAAATTTGTCACTAACCCTCATGATAACATTAAAGCactctaaccagctctgctagggcgagtaacaTTTTCAGTAAGGTGTTATTTCATTTGTCTGGAAGTAGTTAGCAAACTAGCCAACTttggccagttagcttgggtgcttgactgccgttgatcagaacgctcagatcaaccctactcctcgggcagagcgtccagtgtgcacgGTGAACGCACTCTGGGACTCCACAGttaatttacgaacgcaccctttCCAATTCCTGTCTAGCTAGTGTTATTGTCAGCCAGGAACACACAGAATGTTGAtctgctgtttgtttgtttgtttggcaAGGTGTGTTTTGGGGATGGTAGCCAGATGTCAATGTTGAGGTGTCTGGTCTGACTGCCTCCCTTTTTTTGTTTTCAGTCTTATGTGAACCCAATAGCTGCATCACGTGCCAATGGACCCGCACCCAATGCAGGACCCTCTATCCAGGATTACCTGAGCAGACCACGGCCAACATGGTAAGCATTAAGATGACACATAGGCGTTGTGCCTGAAAAGCTCTGAGAAGCTCTCCAGGTTATACAACTGGCAAGTTGATCATCTGTCACTAATATTGCTGAAGAGTGTCCACGGGTAAATGGTGGATCCCTATTACCTTCTATGTGTGTAAATCTGGGTGATAAAGCATTGCTTTCTTATAATACTAGGCTACACAGTGTGAAATGCTCCCTGCAAATCACAAGAAATTGTGGCCATGCCCTTGAATGTTTGGGCCTAGGCCTACGTCaccatttaatttttttaaattcttatttcacctttatttaaccaggtaggctagttgagaacaagttctcatttgcaactgcgacctggccaagataaagcatagcaattcgatacatacaacaacacagagttacacatggaataaacaaaacatacagctctttcagaacatcagctatctggatttgggtgaaggagaaatggtgggggctttggcgggttgctgtggagggtgccgggcagttgaccggggtaggggtagccaggtggaaagcatggccagccgtagagaaatgcttattgaaattctcaattatagtggatttatcagtggtaacaatgtttcctagcctcagagcagtgggcagctgggaggaggtgctcttattctccatggactttagtgtcccagaactttttggagtttgtactactggatgcaaatttctgtttgaaaaagctagccttagctttcctaactgcctgtgtatatttgttcctaacttccctgaaaagttgcatatcacgggggctattcgatgctaatgcagaacgccacaggatgtttttgtgctggtgaagggcagacaggtctggagtgaaccaaacACTATCTATTCcgagttctacattttttgaatgcggcatgcttatttaagatttacatttttacatttaagtcatttagcagacgctcttatccagagcgacttacaaattggaaagttcatacatattcatcctggtccccccgtggggaatgaacccacaaccctggcgttgcaagcgccatgctctaccaactgagccacaagatgttgaggaaggcacttttaaagaataaccaggcatcctctactgacggaatgaggtcaatgtcattccaggatacaccggccaggtcgattagaaaggcctgcctgcagaagtgttttagggagcgtttcacagtgatgaggggtggtcgtttggtcgcagacccattacggatgcaggcaatgaggcagtgatcgctgagttcttgattgaaaacagtagaggtgtatttggagggcgagtttgTTAGGAtcatatctatgagggtgcccgtgtttacagatttggggttgtacctggtaggttcattgatactttgtgtgagattgagggcatcaagcttagattgtaggatggccggggtgttaagcatgtcccagtttaggtcacctagtagcacgagctctgaagattgATGGGGGGCAATAAATTCACATATGGTgacgagggcacagctggggggcagagggtggtctatagcaagcagcaacagtgatagacttgtttctggaaaggtgaatttttagaagtagaagctcgaattttggggtacagacctggatagtaagacagaactctgcaggctatctctgcagtagattgcaacactgccccctttggcagttctatcttggcgggaaatagttagggatggagatttcagggtttttggtggttttcctaagccaggattcagacacggctaagacatccgggttggcagagtgtgctaaagcagtgagtaaaacaaacttagggagtaggcttctaatgttaacatgcatgaaaccaaggctttgatggttacagaagtcaataaatgagagcacctggggagtgggagtggagctaggcactgcaggacctggattaacctctacatcaccagttgagaagtaggataagggtacggctaaaggctatatgaactggccgtctagcacgttcggaacagagagtaaaaggagcatgTTTCTGGgaacgatagcatagattcaaggcatagtgtacagacaaaggtaaggtaggatgtgagtacattggaggtaaacctaggcattgagtaatgagagagatatagtctctagagccgtttaaaccaggtgatgtcatcgcatatgtaggcggtggaacaacatggttggttaaggcatattgagcagggctagaggctctacagtaaaataagacagtaatcactaaccaggacagtaatggacgaggcatattgatattagagagaggcatgcgtagcaaagtgaacatatgggtccagtgagtggttgggctggttGGGGACACGgagattcagacagttagcaggccggtgCTAACAAGCTAGTAGTTAGTAGGCCGGTGCTAGttgttagcagaccggggcaagcaagctagcagttagcagaccggggcaagcaagctagcagttagcagaccggggcaagcaagctagcagttagcagaccggggcaagcaagctagcagttagcagaccggggcaagcaagctagcagaccggggcaagcaagctagcagttagcagaccggggctagcaagttagcagaagtgcctttgggggacgtcgcgatggaggtaagtctgtttttgcctctttgTGCGGTGACGtcgtggattagtagggttccaagtagctctaggtagctagcaggccgcggttagcagaatgggccttcagcggaAGGCCATCAGTTGTGATCCATTGTTGAGTGATGATGATTTTTCTTCTGTCATCAGGGAAGAGGTGAAGGAGATCATAGACAGGAAGAAGAAAGGCTCCAGAGCCCTGGCGGACTTTGAGGACCAAATGAACGAGGTATTGTTAAAATGTGTGTTCTTTATTTGACTGTTATTATACTGTACAAATTCAGTGTTTTTATATTTAGCTTACATAAAACATCGCTATTTGCTTTTTATAGAATTGGAAGAAGGAGCTGACGAAGAACAGAGAGAAGTTACTGGGTGGCGTTGACAAAgacaaggagaaagaggagaagaaagaggtaTGCTTCCAGTTCCATCCATGTTTAACATTTGAATACAACCATTTTGTTTTACTGTATCTACTTCTCACACCACATCTTTGTTTTGTGTTTagaaaaagaagagagagaaaggaaggaaagAAAAAGGAAAGAAATCCAACAGGGTGAGGAAAGCTGTCTTCAATGTTTTGTTGAAGACTGGTGGTAGACATACTGCGGTAGTGTTATCTGCCCTTTAAAAATGGAAGCGTTCCACTAATATATTTTTATGTCAGCTACTGTCTTCAAATCTAATGAGCTCTGCTTTCATTGTGTTTGGTCAAGCattcctctccttcatcctcctcatcaagTTCTGATTCTTCTAGCAGCTCTTCCTCAGACTCTGAAGACGAGGTATGTACCATAGTAGTTAGTGACAAGTCTGTCAGCTTGTCCTACCGTTTACCCTATGTCACCCTATGGGCACCATAGAAAGAAATATCATTACGTCTAATTAATTATATATGGTGGGCACAAAGAGCTGTGTGAATTAAATGTCCTGGAACTATTTTGATTTGGTTGGTTAATGAATATTGAGAAACATTATTGTCCTACTGTAATGTTTTTATCTGATGTCTGTGTGGTCAGAATGAAAAGAGCGCCAAAAGGAAAAAGAAGCGGTCCTCCAAGAAAGCATCGGATGTCTCTACTGTAGAATTGGAGCCCGGCGGCAAGGTTAGTTTGATATGGAGAATATTCCACCTTTTTCACAAAATATGAGCaagaaaagaaaaacaacatTTATGTGGCTTTTAGTCCTTCTGTTTTGTGTATTTCTGCCTGAATGGGTGTTTGAACATGCTGAGCTGTAAATGAACTTGCCAGGCTGCAGGGAACTGAGGCCTGTAAATGTTTGCACTTCAGGGTGAGAAGAGCCGCCGGAAGAAGAGGAAAGCTGAGCGAAGTCGTAAAGACTCCTCCTCAGAGTTGTCCGCTGACTCCAACATGGAGGTTGTAAGTGTTTTTACTCTGTTCATTTGCCATGTTTAATGAAAATGTGTTATGTATTGATTTAAATGACTGCTTATATGATTTAAATCCATTTGCTCCAGGGCATACTGTAGGTCATCTGTAGTTGCGGGAACTGTTTTGTATCCTATATCATTGTGAAATACTATACTTTGCGATTGGATGTTGGGAAGCTGTCACTGGAATTTCCCAGCCATTGTGGTTTTGTAAATTTTTGCAATGTCTCCTGTAGGTTGAACccaagaagaggaagagaagtagtgaagagaaggagaaagacaaAATGACAGCAGTAGGTGATTTAAGTCAGTCAAGCATACAGTAACCACCGGACGATGACGGCCACTGCCTTTTATTTTTGCCAGACAATGTTTACTGGTGCGGTGTCCAGCATGTCAGAAATGGTGACTAaattatgtaaaaaatatatgatatctcagcaaaaaaagaaacatcctctcactgtcaactgctttGATTTTCagtaacttattttttatttttacccctttGTTCTCaacaattttgtggtatccaattggtagtagttagtcttgtctcatcgctgcaactcccatacggactcgggagaggagaaggtcgagagccatgcgtcctctgaaacacaacccaaccaagccgcactgcttcttgacacaatgcccggaagccagctgcaccaatgtgtcggaggaaacaccgtacacctggcgacctggtcagcgtgcactgcgcccggcccgccacaggagtcgctagttcgcgatgagacaaggatatccctgccggccaaatcctccctaacccggacgactctaggccaattgtgtgccgccccatgggcctcccggtcacggccggctgcgacagagcctgggctcgaacccagaatctctggtggcacagctaccctagaccactgcgccacccggaggcccattttcagcaaacttaacatgtatgaacataacaagattcaacaactgagacataaactgaacaagttccacagacatgtgactaacagaaattgagtaatgtgtccctgaacaacgggggtcaaaatcaaaagttagacagtgtctggtgtggccaccagctgcatgaagtactgcagtgcatctcctcttcatggactgcaccagtcATGGACTACTTGTCTCATCATCCTCtggtgactccttgtggcgggccggggcacctgcaggctgacttcggtagtCAGTTGAATAGTGTTTCCTCCAAAACTTTggtgcttctgggttaagcgagcggtttggcgggtcatgttttggaggatgcatgacttgacctttgcctctcctgagccggttggggagttgcagcaatgaagCAAGATCGTAATCATGAAAAAtggggtttaaaaaaaaaagtacaacatttgtaatgtattacattttgacatgTAATACAAAACTGCCTGATAAATATATTTTTCTGCACAGATTGTATATAAGAACAGAATGGAAGCCTAACACTTCCCTGTCTAACTGTTGTAAATGTTAACAGGACAAATCAAAGAAGAAGAGGAAAAAGAAGCACAAGAAACACaaaggaagaagaaaaaaacatctGACGCAGAGTTAGACTAGCGGTGTGGCTCTGTCCACTA
Coding sequences:
- the LOC139555200 gene encoding protein FAM133-like isoform X5, giving the protein MTGSYVNPIAASRANGPAPNAGPSIQDYLSRPRPTWEEVKEIIDRKKKGSRALADFEDQMNENWKKELTKNREKLLGGVDKDKEKEEKKEKKKREKGRKEKGKKSNRHSSPSSSSSSSDSSSSSSSDSEDENEKSAKRKKKRSSKKASDVSTVELEPGGKGEKSRRKKRKAERSRKDSSSELSADSNMEVVEPKKRKRSSEEKEKDKMTAVGQIKEEEEKEAQETQRKKKKTSDAELD
- the LOC139555200 gene encoding protein FAM133-like isoform X4, whose translation is MGKRDNRVSYVNPIAASRANGPAPNAGPSIQDYLSRPRPTWEEVKEIIDRKKKGSRALADFEDQMNENWKKELTKNREKLLGGVDKDKEKEEKKEKKKREKGRKEKGKKSNRHSSPSSSSSSSDSSSSSSSDSEDENEKSAKRKKKRSSKKASDVSTVELEPGGKGEKSRRKKRKAERSRKDSSSELSADSNMEVEPKKRKRSSEEKEKDKMTADKSKKKRKKKHKKHKGRRKKHLTQS
- the LOC139555200 gene encoding protein FAM133-like isoform X2 — its product is MGKRDNRVSYVNPIAASRANGPAPNAGPSIQDYLSRPRPTWEEVKEIIDRKKKGSRALADFEDQMNENWKKELTKNREKLLGGVDKDKEKEEKKEKKKREKGRKEKGKKSNRHSSPSSSSSSSDSSSSSSSDSEDENEKSAKRKKKRSSKKASDVSTVELEPGGKGEKSRRKKRKAERSRKDSSSELSADSNMEVEPKKRKRSSEEKEKDKMTAVGQIKEEEEKEAQETQRKKKKTSDAELD
- the LOC139555200 gene encoding protein FAM133-like isoform X3, which codes for MGKRDNRVSYVNPIAASRANGPAPNAGPSIQDYLSRPRPTWEEVKEIIDRKKKGSRALADFEDQMNENWKKELTKNREKLLGGVDKDKEKEEKKEKKKREKGRKEKGKKSNRHSSPSSSSSSSDSSSSSSSDSEDENEKSAKRKKKRSSKKASDVSTVELEPGGKGEKSRRKKRKAERSRKDSSSELSADSNMEVVEPKKRKRSSEEKEKDKMTADKSKKKRKKKHKKHKGRRKKHLTQS
- the LOC139555200 gene encoding protein FAM133-like isoform X1, with translation MGKRDNRVSYVNPIAASRANGPAPNAGPSIQDYLSRPRPTWEEVKEIIDRKKKGSRALADFEDQMNENWKKELTKNREKLLGGVDKDKEKEEKKEKKKREKGRKEKGKKSNRHSSPSSSSSSSDSSSSSSSDSEDENEKSAKRKKKRSSKKASDVSTVELEPGGKGEKSRRKKRKAERSRKDSSSELSADSNMEVVEPKKRKRSSEEKEKDKMTAVGQIKEEEEKEAQETQRKKKKTSDAELD